The Pseudomonadota bacterium genome includes the window CGGAGGCACTGATGCTAAAGCTGAATAACGCAATGCATAGTGCTAACACAAAACACATTATTCCCCTTTTCATAATCCACCTCCTTAATTCTCAACGATTATGTTGAACATATCCTCACTTCTTTGCTGTTCACAACCTTTTAACAAAGTTACCTCTCCGGTATGAAACTTCACCCTTCTTATTTATTTTCCAGCTTCTGCAAATATTTTGCAAGCATAAATAATTCTTGCCGGATCAATAAATGCCGTTTGTAATTAAGTATATAAAGCGCAGAAGTCAAAAACTATGTCCTACAAATATAATTGACATTGTCTATGTGTGATAGCAGAATATTACTACACGGGGATAAACGGATGAATAACGGAAGAATTGTTGAATTTCCCAAGAACATCACAGGATATGCCCATCCCTCTTTAAATTCTTCTGAAAAGTGGACTTTAGGGTGAAAGAAAAATGACATACCAAGGGAATAAACCAGGACAGTCGGCTCGAAAGATAAAAGATCTCATATATAAAAAGAGAGTACATGTTGTGCTTGCAGGAATTCTCGGCGTATTAGTGTGTGTGATTTTTCTTCCCGCTATTGCGAGTGCCGGTGCTGGGGGTCTGATCGTAATTGTTGTGATCATGAAGATCATCATGAATAATGTTGATACCAAGGAAAGGTTATATCGCAGAAAGGAAAGAAAAGCGGAACGCGGGGCCAGGGCTGAAGAAACGATTGATAATGTTCTTCATGAACTTAAGGGAGAGTATGCCCTGTTTCATGACGTGGGCACGGGATATGGCGATATCGACCATATTGTGCTGAGTCGAGAATACGGTTTATTTATCATTGAAACAAAGTCCCACTATGGAGAAGTAACAGTTAGCAATGGAACGCTGCTCATTGATGGGAAAATACCGGAGAAGGACTTCATTACTCAGACACTCCGTAACACTATATGGCTCAAACAGCGCGTTAAAGAGATAACCGGCCTTGATCCATGGATTCAACCAATCATTGTTTTCACGCGTGCGTTTGTTCGGGAATGGGAGCCAATTAGGGGCATCCTTCTGCGAAACCAGAAATATCTCGTTAAGAGCATTGAAAAAATGAATACAAATAAAGCTATCGCGACAAGTTTGTGGGCACTGCATGCGCGGGGAACATTACTGTGGTGAAAAAAAAACCTGTACCCAGCTCAGTGAGTTTGCACCAACTTGTATGTAATAACTGCACGTACAAAGAAGCAACTGCGTGGTTTCCCAGAGGCAAAGAATGCGGATTGAAATGTGCGCCTTCTAACCTTAACTAGATAATTTTTCTTTGCACCTACGAAGCAAGTATATGGTCTTTTGGTTTTGATCATGAATTACGGAAAAAAATGTTGCAATTATAAAGAACACCATGGGCGCAAAAAACAAGACCACTAGTGTCTTCAACGAGCGTAAAAAAAATATGCTTGACATATTGTTTATGTTTAACTAAACTATAAAGTGTGTGCGCAGATATTTTCATATACGTACAAACTGGAGTTAGCTACAGCGGAAGATCATTCAATGCGAGACATTGCATTTCTTGTGTCAGAGGATGAATGGATTACAGCCAAGGCCAACTTTGATGGTCTGGGCGAGAACGCAGAAAGAACATTGAGAACAAGATTTGATTATTGGCTGGAATGCAGAAAACCAAATAAAAAGTGGTACCATGGATGGAGCCAATCCGAGTTTGGAGGCAAGTACACTCATTGCTTTGTTTTCAAATGTGAAGAGAAGAAGAAGGCACATCGGTTTTATGGATTCTTATGTAATCCAAAGGCTTCAAATCGGAGATACCAAGCTTGTATATTGGTTAGCCATGTATACAAGAAAGAATGGAAGACAGATCCAACTAATTTACAGAGGGTAGATGAGATAAGCAGAAAGCCCCCTGTTGAGCGGGCTATAAGCGATTATTTTA containing:
- a CDS encoding nuclease-related domain-containing protein; amino-acid sequence: MTYQGNKPGQSARKIKDLIYKKRVHVVLAGILGVLVCVIFLPAIASAGAGGLIVIVVIMKIIMNNVDTKERLYRRKERKAERGARAEETIDNVLHELKGEYALFHDVGTGYGDIDHIVLSREYGLFIIETKSHYGEVTVSNGTLLIDGKIPEKDFITQTLRNTIWLKQRVKEITGLDPWIQPIIVFTRAFVREWEPIRGILLRNQKYLVKSIEKMNTNKAIATSLWALHARGTLLW